The following DNA comes from Chitinophaga nivalis.
TTTCTCTGCCGCTTCTACTCTTCCCACAATCTGCGCATCGATGTTAAAGCTTTTGGAGATAGCGATAATATCAGCCGCAATCGCTTCCGGTACATACAACTCCATTCTGTGCCCCATATTAAACACCTGGTACATTTCCTTCCAGGGCGTACCGGATTGTTCCTGAATCAGGCTGAATAAAGGCGGAACCGGGAACAGGTTATCCTTGATCACATGCAGGTTTTCGATAAAGTGCAACACCTTGGTTTGTGCACCACCGCTGCAATGTACCATTCCATGAATCTGCGGACGGAACTGTTCCAGTATTTTTTTGATCACCGGTGCGTAGGTACGGGTAGGAGATAACACCAGTTTACCTGCATCTACCGCGTCGAAACCGGGAACATCTATTTTATCTGTCAGGGATTTTTTACCGCTGAACACCAGTTCGTATGGAATACCGGGGTCGAAGCTTTCCGGATATTTTTCTGCCATCACTTTGTTAAAGACATCGTGCCGTGCGCTGGTGAGACCATTGCTGCCCATACCACCATTGTAGGCGGTTTCATAGGTAGCCTGCCCGTAGGAAGCCAGACCTACCACTACATCGCCGGCCTGGATACGGTCGTTGGAAATCACGTCTTCCCGCTTCATTCTGCAGGTAACCGTTGAATCCACAATAATGGTACGTACCAGATCGCCCACATCTGCAGTTTCGCCACCGGTAGAATAGATGCTGATACCATGCTGGCGGAGTTCTGCCAGGATCTCTTCTGTACCGTTGATAATGGCGGCAATTACTTCACCCGGCAATAATTGTTTATTACGGCCGATGGTGGAAGATAACAGGATATTGTCTGTAGCACCCACACACAGCAGATCATCCATGTTCATGATAATCGCATCCTGTGCAATACCTTTCCATACACTCAGATCGCCGGTTTCTTTCCAGTAGATATATGCCAGTGATGATTTGGTACCGGCACCATCCGCATGCATGATATTGCAATAGGCTTCATCGCCTCCCAGGATATCGGGTATTATTTTGCAGAATGCTTTCGGGAATAGTCCCTTATCAATATTTTTAATGGCATTATGCACATCTTCCTTGCCTGCCGAAACACCGCGCTTGGCGTAAATGTTATTATCCACCGGAAATTAAATAAATAATTAAATAAAGATTTCTTTATACAAAGATGCTGTTCTGGCTGCAAAAGTAACAGATTCCACGCATAATGCCCTCCGAATGTGTTAGATTTGCACGGCGTTTTGATTTTTTATTGAATTATATGCAGGTTCACAGGGACTTAGATCACTTACCGGAATTCCGGAATGCAGTCATTACCATAGGCACATTTGATGGCGTACACGCAGGGCACCGCTTCATTATACAGCAACTGGAGCAGGCAGCAGCCCATTGCGGAGGAGAAACTGTGATCATTACATTTGATCCGCACCCCAGGGAGGTGTTGTTACCTAAACCCAACAATATCCGCCTGCTGACAACCTTGCCTGAAAAAATTGCCTTGCTGGAACGTGCCGGCATCCACCACCTGGTAGTGGTACCTTTTACCAAAGCATTTTCTGAATTATCGGCCCGCAGCTACCTGGAAGACTTCCTCGTGGCCCGTTTCAAGCCGCACACGATTATCATTGGCTACGACCATCGTTTTGGCCATAACCGCGAAGGCGGACTGGAGCTACTGGAAGCAGAGCAAAAGTCCTATGGATTTGAACTGATAGAGATTCCGCAACAGGTAGTACACGACCTGACTGTCAGCTCCACCAAAATCCGCAAAAGCCTCCAGGAAGGTGGTAGCCGGCTGGCCAATGAGCTGCTGGGATATACCTATTTCCTGTCGGGTACCGTGGTGCATGGCGATAAGATGGGGCGCCAGCTTGGTTACCCCACTGCCAACCTGCACCTGACCGATGAAAGAAAACTCATCCCGGCGGAAGGTATTTACGCCGTATGGGTAAGGTTGAATGACCAGGAAAATTTATTACCGGCAGTGATGAGTATCGGATTCCGCCCTACTTTCAATGGTACTGATCTGCGCCTGGAAGTACATCTCTTCGATTTTAACGCAGATATCTATGATCAGCAGCTGACGGTTTATTTTGTAGATTATATCCGGGCCAATGAGAAGTTTGAAGATATCAATGCCCTGATTAAACAGATGGATAAAGACTCCCTGAAATCAAGGCAGATCCTGCAGCAGGAAGCTGCTACTGCCGGCAGCAGATAATGCTCCCGGCAGCGGATGCGGTTAGTGCATGATTTTATACATCAGCTCTTTCATCAGCTCTCCATCTTCCACGCCACTATCGTTGATGCCTATACTACGCAGGTTATACTGATGTAACAGCAAAATAGCTTTCTCTGTACCTTCCGGCCCATACTGGCGGGCGGCCTGCATGTAGTCTTTTACAAAAAAGGAATGTACTCCCAGCGTTGCCGCCACTTCTTTTTCATTGCCTTTTACACCAAATATGAGATTCACTTTTGCAAAGAAGTTATACAATGCCGGCAGGGTCATCTGAATGGGCGCTGCTTTGGGGTTAGCGGCAAAGTAGGCAATGATGCGGAATACCCTCGCTGCATTTTTCTGCCCCAATGCATTCTGTAATTCAAATACATTATACTCCTTGCTGATACCTACATATTTTTCGATATCTCCTTCATCTATTTTTTTCTGTGCCGGCAGGTTGACCAGTAGCTTATCGATTTCATTGGCAATCCGCGACAGGTCATTACCGATATGATCTACCAACAGGATGGCGGCCTTCTGGGCAATAGCCAGTCCGCGGCTGCTTACATAAGCTTCCACCCATCCCGGCAGCTGGTTGTCGTATAGTTTTTTGGTAGATAACAATACGCCTTTTTCCTTGATGAGTTTGGCCATTTTACTACGGCCGTCTATTTTGCCCTGTTTATGTGCCACTACAAATATGGTAGAGCTCAGGGGATTGTCGATATAGGTTTCCAGTTTGAGCAGGTCGCGCATGGCCTGGGCTTCTTTGAGTACCACTACCTGTTTTTCCGCAAACATCGGGTAACGGCGACAGGCATTAATCACGGCACTCCAATCGGTATCTTTACCATAGAGTACAGTCAGGTTAAATCCTTTCTCCGCTTCTTCCAGGAGTTCCTGCTCTGCGTAGGCGGTAACCTGATCGATGAAAAAATCTTCTTCTCCTTCCAGCCAGTATAGTGGCCGGAATTTTTTTTGTTTCCAATCTTTGATGATATCCTGGTATTCCATTGTTATATGAACCGTTTAAGCCTGATGGCCTGATACTTTATTGTACATGTGTTACTTCTTCCGGGAGCAGCAGGGGCATCCGCTTAAAGCGCAACAGGAGCTGCGCTACGGCCAGCACGTCTTTCCGGCAGTACGCCGCAATCCGTGGCAGGTCTTTTTCTTCCCAGTATACCCGGCCTACCATGCTGCCGTCTATATCATCTTTGGGCGTATCGATGCCCATGATGGCTGTGAGCAATTTCAGAGATGTATAGTATTTATTATCTCCGAACCGCCACAGGTGAAGCGTATCCAGCATGGGTACCTCCCATGGTTTGCGCCCGTACAATTGCAAAGGCAGGGGCAAAGATAACTGATGAATAACAGACCGCCTGCAAATAAACGGAATATCGAATTCTTTGATGTTATGTCCGGCAAACTGAAAATTAGGATGCTTCGCATGAAAGATATTTACCAATTCTAAAAAACTGCGGAGTACAACGGTCTCATCGTCATGAAAAAACGATTTCAGCCTTAATTGGTAATGATTCTGTTCTACATGGAAATATCCTACAGAAATACAGACGATTTTCCCGAATTCG
Coding sequences within:
- a CDS encoding AIR synthase related protein, yielding MDNNIYAKRGVSAGKEDVHNAIKNIDKGLFPKAFCKIIPDILGGDEAYCNIMHADGAGTKSSLAYIYWKETGDLSVWKGIAQDAIIMNMDDLLCVGATDNILLSSTIGRNKQLLPGEVIAAIINGTEEILAELRQHGISIYSTGGETADVGDLVRTIIVDSTVTCRMKREDVISNDRIQAGDVVVGLASYGQATYETAYNGGMGSNGLTSARHDVFNKVMAEKYPESFDPGIPYELVFSGKKSLTDKIDVPGFDAVDAGKLVLSPTRTYAPVIKKILEQFRPQIHGMVHCSGGAQTKVLHFIENLHVIKDNLFPVPPLFSLIQEQSGTPWKEMYQVFNMGHRMELYVPEAIAADIIAISKSFNIDAQIVGRVEAAEKKQVTVKAPAGTFVY
- a CDS encoding bifunctional riboflavin kinase/FAD synthetase, with amino-acid sequence MQVHRDLDHLPEFRNAVITIGTFDGVHAGHRFIIQQLEQAAAHCGGETVIITFDPHPREVLLPKPNNIRLLTTLPEKIALLERAGIHHLVVVPFTKAFSELSARSYLEDFLVARFKPHTIIIGYDHRFGHNREGGLELLEAEQKSYGFELIEIPQQVVHDLTVSSTKIRKSLQEGGSRLANELLGYTYFLSGTVVHGDKMGRQLGYPTANLHLTDERKLIPAEGIYAVWVRLNDQENLLPAVMSIGFRPTFNGTDLRLEVHLFDFNADIYDQQLTVYFVDYIRANEKFEDINALIKQMDKDSLKSRQILQQEAATAGSR
- the holA gene encoding DNA polymerase III subunit delta, encoding MEYQDIIKDWKQKKFRPLYWLEGEEDFFIDQVTAYAEQELLEEAEKGFNLTVLYGKDTDWSAVINACRRYPMFAEKQVVVLKEAQAMRDLLKLETYIDNPLSSTIFVVAHKQGKIDGRSKMAKLIKEKGVLLSTKKLYDNQLPGWVEAYVSSRGLAIAQKAAILLVDHIGNDLSRIANEIDKLLVNLPAQKKIDEGDIEKYVGISKEYNVFELQNALGQKNAARVFRIIAYFAANPKAAPIQMTLPALYNFFAKVNLIFGVKGNEKEVAATLGVHSFFVKDYMQAARQYGPEGTEKAILLLHQYNLRSIGINDSGVEDGELMKELMYKIMH
- a CDS encoding ribonuclease H-like domain-containing protein; translated protein: MDIETTPGAPAFEHLQGDIQELWRDKIAKTAPVSENEEEAYADRAGFYAEFGKIVCISVGYFHVEQNHYQLRLKSFFHDDETVVLRSFLELVNIFHAKHPNFQFAGHNIKEFDIPFICRRSVIHQLSLPLPLQLYGRKPWEVPMLDTLHLWRFGDNKYYTSLKLLTAIMGIDTPKDDIDGSMVGRVYWEEKDLPRIAAYCRKDVLAVAQLLLRFKRMPLLLPEEVTHVQ